The Streptomyces sp. NBC_00440 genome contains a region encoding:
- a CDS encoding AfsR/SARP family transcriptional regulator — protein sequence MRYRILSTTQALRPDGTAVALGGARLRALLTVLALRVGRTVPAAVLVGEVWDGEPPADATGALQALVARLRRAIGHAAVVSVDGGYRLCADPDDVDLYRFERLAGEGARALDEGDPAKAAVLLEDALALWRGMVLADLPDRTAVAARWEARRLDTRRAALGAALALGRADETLPELAALCAGHPIDEPLQALRIRALRDAGRTAEALVAYEEVRRGLVERLGVDPGPELRSLYAELLSSGEPAAEHRPDGQAPAAPAAGPETPDQQPPSGQITDRQPPGLDTSEQASPAPAPGRPPGNLRARLTSFVGRESDIDALRGDLGSARLVTLLGPGGAGKTRLSQEAAEAASGAWPDGVWLAELAPVDDPETVPEAVLGALGARETVLRGAGAEEIRAADRHADDPLTRLAEHCARRRMLLLLDNCEHVIGAAATLAEELLAHCPGLTILATSREPLGVPGEVVRPLEPLPQPSALRLFAERGSAARPGFRIDDDPAAATEICRRLDGLPLAIELAAARLRMLSPRQIADRLDNRFRLLTGGARTTLPRQQTLRAVVDWSWDLLDGPERTVLRRLSVFAGGCGLTAVEAVCGADALDVLGSLVDKSLVVAAPSGEGDMRYRLLETVGEYAAERLDEAGDRADAERCHLVHYRELARRADPELRGHGQRAAIDLLVREYENVRTALRRAVAAGDEQEALILVHSLAWFWQMRDLRSDSRHWTAATAELGPDPFEPPVVKAPPLHARCTDAPPPMSPELLEEARRGVRLIHLTSADHDFDDWNTPESRERLSRVVEAYGPGLPQTCRSPASLWFFAVMLTGTGSPDQLRVVLDETVRSCRNFGYEWELASALQMRANILANRSDWAGDASRDAEEALDIFIRLGDAWGAGEALSARGEARERRGDFLLAGEDYRMALGYAEKLGARTQVAVLRARHAGVLLEAGRGDEGEAILRELLAEEQGPDLGHEVWPMARMFLAMWLGRSGRTAEARVELDLLHEKFTSGPLAVFEGILLGLTAWLDNEEGRYADGIDHARKALTRTRDPLSLMVAPQMPATHLVTYAWSLAGLGDPADARDAARLIAASDAQLPPGHFSAATERANRGKAEAAARAALGDAGYERAYAEGGGLTPEEATALVERRDR from the coding sequence GTGCGCTACCGGATCCTCTCCACGACCCAGGCGCTCCGCCCCGACGGCACGGCCGTCGCCCTCGGCGGGGCGCGGCTGCGTGCTCTCCTCACCGTGCTGGCGCTGCGCGTCGGACGGACCGTCCCGGCGGCCGTGCTGGTCGGCGAGGTGTGGGACGGCGAGCCGCCCGCCGACGCCACCGGCGCGCTCCAGGCGCTGGTGGCCCGGCTGCGGCGGGCCATCGGACATGCGGCCGTCGTCTCCGTGGACGGCGGGTACCGGCTGTGCGCCGATCCGGACGACGTCGATCTGTACCGGTTCGAGCGGCTGGCGGGGGAGGGGGCGCGGGCGCTGGACGAGGGCGACCCGGCCAAGGCGGCCGTTCTCCTGGAGGACGCGCTGGCGCTGTGGCGGGGGATGGTGCTCGCCGACCTCCCCGACCGCACGGCGGTGGCGGCCCGCTGGGAGGCCCGGCGGCTGGACACGCGCCGGGCGGCGCTCGGCGCCGCGCTCGCGCTCGGCCGGGCCGATGAGACGCTGCCGGAGCTGGCCGCGCTCTGCGCCGGCCATCCGATCGACGAACCGCTGCAGGCCCTGCGGATCCGGGCGCTGCGGGACGCGGGGCGGACGGCGGAGGCGCTGGTGGCGTACGAGGAGGTGCGGCGCGGCCTCGTGGAGCGGCTCGGCGTGGACCCGGGGCCCGAACTGCGCTCGCTGTACGCCGAGTTGCTGTCATCCGGCGAGCCCGCCGCAGAGCACCGGCCGGACGGGCAGGCCCCGGCCGCACCCGCCGCCGGACCGGAGACCCCGGACCAGCAGCCCCCGAGCGGGCAGATCACTGACCGGCAGCCGCCGGGCCTGGACACCTCTGAGCAGGCGAGCCCCGCCCCGGCCCCCGGACGCCCGCCCGGCAACCTGCGGGCCCGGCTGACCAGCTTCGTCGGACGTGAGAGCGACATCGACGCCCTGCGCGGCGACCTCGGGTCGGCCCGGCTCGTCACGCTGCTCGGCCCCGGCGGGGCCGGCAAGACCCGGCTCTCGCAGGAGGCGGCCGAGGCCGCCTCCGGAGCCTGGCCCGACGGGGTGTGGCTGGCCGAACTGGCCCCGGTGGACGACCCGGAGACCGTGCCCGAAGCGGTACTGGGCGCACTCGGCGCCCGCGAGACGGTGCTGCGCGGTGCGGGCGCCGAGGAGATACGCGCCGCCGACCGGCACGCGGACGACCCCCTCACCCGGCTCGCCGAGCACTGCGCGCGGCGCCGGATGCTGCTCCTGCTCGACAACTGCGAGCACGTCATCGGGGCCGCCGCCACCCTCGCCGAGGAACTCCTCGCACACTGCCCCGGTCTGACGATCCTCGCCACCAGCCGGGAGCCGCTCGGGGTGCCCGGCGAGGTCGTACGCCCCCTCGAACCGCTGCCCCAGCCGTCCGCGCTGCGGCTGTTCGCCGAGCGCGGGAGCGCCGCGAGACCGGGCTTCCGGATCGACGACGACCCGGCGGCCGCCACCGAGATCTGCCGCCGCCTCGACGGACTGCCGCTGGCCATCGAACTCGCCGCGGCCCGGCTGCGGATGCTCTCCCCGCGCCAGATCGCCGACCGCCTCGACAACCGGTTCCGGCTGCTCACCGGTGGCGCCCGGACCACCCTGCCGCGCCAGCAGACCCTGCGGGCGGTCGTCGACTGGTCCTGGGACCTGCTGGACGGGCCGGAGCGCACCGTACTGCGCAGGCTCTCCGTCTTCGCCGGGGGCTGCGGGCTCACCGCGGTGGAGGCGGTGTGCGGCGCCGACGCCCTGGACGTACTGGGTTCACTGGTCGACAAGTCCCTGGTGGTGGCGGCCCCTTCGGGCGAAGGCGACATGCGCTACCGGCTGCTCGAAACCGTCGGCGAGTACGCGGCCGAGCGGCTGGACGAGGCCGGGGACCGCGCCGATGCCGAGCGCTGCCACCTGGTGCACTACCGGGAGCTGGCCAGGCGGGCCGACCCCGAACTGCGCGGGCACGGGCAGCGCGCGGCGATCGACCTGCTGGTGCGCGAGTACGAGAACGTGCGCACCGCCCTGCGCCGGGCCGTCGCCGCGGGCGACGAGCAGGAGGCGCTGATCCTGGTGCACTCCCTCGCCTGGTTCTGGCAGATGCGCGATCTGCGCAGCGACTCCAGGCACTGGACCGCCGCGACCGCGGAACTCGGCCCCGACCCGTTCGAACCGCCGGTCGTGAAGGCCCCGCCGCTGCACGCGCGGTGCACGGACGCCCCGCCGCCGATGAGCCCCGAACTCCTGGAGGAGGCGCGGCGCGGGGTGCGGCTGATCCACCTGACCTCGGCCGACCACGACTTCGACGACTGGAACACACCGGAGAGCAGGGAGCGGCTCAGCCGGGTGGTGGAGGCCTACGGCCCCGGGCTGCCGCAGACCTGCCGGAGCCCCGCCTCGCTCTGGTTCTTCGCCGTCATGCTCACCGGCACCGGCTCCCCCGACCAGCTGCGGGTGGTGCTCGACGAGACGGTGCGTTCCTGCCGGAACTTCGGCTACGAGTGGGAGCTGGCCTCCGCCCTGCAGATGCGGGCCAACATCCTGGCCAATCGCAGCGACTGGGCGGGCGACGCGTCCAGGGACGCCGAGGAGGCCCTCGACATCTTCATCCGCCTCGGCGACGCCTGGGGCGCCGGCGAGGCGCTCTCGGCGCGGGGCGAGGCGCGTGAGCGGCGCGGCGACTTCCTGCTCGCTGGTGAGGATTACCGGATGGCCCTGGGCTACGCCGAGAAGCTCGGCGCCCGGACCCAGGTCGCGGTGTTGCGGGCGCGGCACGCCGGGGTGCTCCTCGAAGCGGGCCGCGGCGATGAGGGCGAGGCGATCCTGCGGGAACTCCTGGCGGAGGAGCAGGGCCCCGACCTCGGGCACGAGGTCTGGCCGATGGCCCGGATGTTCCTCGCGATGTGGCTGGGCCGCAGCGGCCGGACGGCGGAGGCGCGGGTCGAACTGGACCTGCTGCACGAGAAGTTCACGTCGGGGCCGCTCGCCGTCTTCGAGGGCATCCTGCTCGGTCTGACGGCCTGGCTCGACAACGAGGAAGGCCGGTACGCCGACGGCATCGACCATGCACGGAAGGCGCTGACCCGGACCCGTGATCCGCTGTCGCTGATGGTGGCCCCGCAGATGCCCGCCACTCATCTGGTGACGTATGCCTGGTCGCTGGCGGGCCTCGGCGATCCGGCGGACGCCCGGGACGCGGCGCGGCTGATCGCGGCATCCGACGCGCAGCTGCCGCCCGGCCACTTCAGCGCGGCCACGGAGCGCGCCAACCGAGGGAAGGCCGAGGCGGCCGCCCGCGCGGCGCTGGGGGACGCCGGCTACGAGCGTGCGTACGCCGAGGGCGGTGGCCTCACCCCGGAGGAGGCCACCGCCCTGGTGGAGCGACGCGATCGGTGA
- a CDS encoding DUF6578 domain-containing protein: MTVWQVVYADWEMECCGTPFSVGDEVTWTVGPYAGAGPGLPDGTLRVSNHSMGGPEAEPLTARVRSIQVMTEEFVEATSGSGYEPVPGRLGLRSVRRCPKWFSREADGAGAPGHDRRATGVLVELERPGG; the protein is encoded by the coding sequence ATGACGGTATGGCAGGTGGTGTACGCGGACTGGGAGATGGAGTGCTGCGGCACCCCGTTCTCGGTGGGCGACGAGGTCACCTGGACCGTGGGCCCGTACGCCGGGGCCGGCCCCGGCCTGCCCGACGGGACGCTCCGCGTCTCGAACCACAGCATGGGCGGTCCGGAGGCGGAGCCGCTGACGGCGCGCGTCCGGTCGATCCAGGTGATGACGGAGGAGTTCGTGGAGGCGACGAGCGGGTCCGGGTACGAGCCCGTGCCGGGGCGGCTCGGGCTGCGGTCCGTGCGGCGCTGCCCGAAGTGGTTCAGCCGGGAGGCGGACGGGGCCGGCGCGCCGGGTCACGACAGGCGTGCGACCGGTGTCCTGGTCGAGCTGGAAAGACCGGGCGGCTGA
- a CDS encoding site-2 protease family protein, producing the protein MTTAFTRRSERRISPVFLGIVAVMAVTGWAVWADFAKVPGFSVFLFVTSAWVVSLCLHEYSHARSALHSGDISVGAKGYLTLNPMKYTHAMLSIVLPLIFLVLGGIGLPGGAVFIERGRIRGRWRHSLISAAGPLTNVLFAFVCTAPFWLHALDGVPPLFRYALGFLALLQFTAAILNFLPVPGLDGYGVIEPWLPHSVRRQVEPFGQVGMIAVFALLWIPSLNHAFFDLIDAILRGVGVSGNDTYCGQNFYRFWYGQPAGFFCPR; encoded by the coding sequence ATGACCACCGCCTTCACCCGCCGCAGCGAGCGGCGGATCAGTCCGGTCTTCCTGGGGATCGTCGCTGTCATGGCGGTCACCGGCTGGGCGGTGTGGGCGGACTTCGCGAAGGTCCCCGGTTTCTCGGTGTTCCTCTTCGTGACGTCGGCGTGGGTGGTGTCGCTCTGTCTGCATGAGTACTCGCACGCGCGCAGCGCCCTGCACAGCGGTGACATCTCGGTCGGCGCGAAGGGCTATCTCACCCTCAACCCGATGAAGTACACACACGCGATGCTCTCCATCGTGCTGCCGCTGATCTTCCTGGTGCTGGGCGGGATCGGTCTGCCCGGTGGCGCGGTCTTCATCGAGCGGGGCCGGATCAGGGGCCGCTGGCGGCACAGTCTGATCTCGGCGGCGGGACCGCTGACGAATGTGCTGTTCGCGTTCGTCTGCACGGCGCCGTTCTGGCTGCACGCGCTGGACGGCGTACCGCCGCTGTTCCGCTACGCGCTGGGCTTCCTCGCGCTGCTCCAGTTCACGGCGGCGATCCTGAACTTCCTGCCGGTGCCGGGGCTCGACGGGTACGGCGTGATCGAGCCCTGGCTGCCGCACAGCGTCCGCCGCCAGGTCGAGCCGTTCGGGCAGGTCGGGATGATCGCGGTGTTCGCGCTCCTGTGGATCCCGTCACTGAACCACGCGTTCTTCGACCTGATCGACGCGATCCTGCGCGGTGTCGGGGTCAGCGGCAACGACACGTACTGCGGGCAGAACTTCTACCGCTTCTGGTACGGGCAGCCCGCCGGGTTCTTCTGCCCGCGGTAG
- the npdG gene encoding NADPH-dependent F420 reductase, giving the protein MTSTDSAQQPAAKDPWDLPDVSDLVVGVLGGTGDQGRGLAYRLARAGQKVIIGSRAAERAEAAAGELGNGVEGAENAECARRSDVVIVAVPWDGHAKTLESLREELTGKLVVDCVNPLGFDKKGAYALKPEEGSAAEQAAALLPESRVAAAFHHLSAVLLQDPAIDEIDTDVMVLGEERADVEIVQALAGRIAGMRGVFAGRLRNAHQVESLVANLISVNRRYKAHAGLRVTDV; this is encoded by the coding sequence ATGACTTCCACCGACAGTGCACAGCAGCCGGCCGCCAAGGACCCCTGGGACCTGCCCGACGTCTCGGACCTGGTCGTCGGCGTCCTCGGCGGGACCGGCGACCAGGGGCGCGGGCTCGCCTACCGGCTGGCCAGGGCGGGCCAGAAGGTGATCATCGGCTCGCGCGCCGCCGAGCGGGCCGAGGCCGCGGCCGGAGAGCTCGGGAACGGTGTCGAGGGCGCGGAGAACGCCGAGTGCGCACGCCGCAGCGATGTGGTGATCGTGGCCGTGCCCTGGGACGGGCACGCCAAGACCCTGGAGTCGCTGCGCGAAGAGCTGACCGGCAAGCTCGTGGTCGACTGCGTCAACCCGCTCGGCTTCGACAAGAAGGGCGCGTACGCCCTGAAGCCCGAGGAGGGCAGCGCCGCCGAGCAGGCCGCCGCCCTGCTGCCGGAATCCCGGGTGGCCGCCGCCTTCCACCATCTCTCGGCCGTACTGCTCCAGGACCCGGCGATCGACGAGATCGACACCGATGTGATGGTGCTGGGCGAGGAGCGCGCCGACGTCGAGATCGTGCAGGCGCTCGCCGGGCGGATCGCCGGGATGCGCGGAGTCTTCGCCGGCCGGCTGCGCAACGCCCACCAGGTCGAGTCGCTGGTCGCCAATCTGATCTCGGTCAACCGCCGCTACAAGGCCCACGCGGGGCTGCGCGTCACCGACGTGTGA